TTGTGGGTCGCGTCGATGAAGACGCTCGGCGCGCTGCGCACCCGCTCGAGCCGGCCGGGCGACCGGACCTGCGCGAACCCCCGCCGGACGGTGTCGACGTCCAGCTGGCGGTTCGCCCCGGCGCCGAAGAACGCCTCGACGGCGGCGAGGGCGAGGGCGGCGTTGCGCGCCTGGTGCTCCCCGGACAGGGGCAGGACGATGTCCGTGTACGTGCCGCCGAGGCCGCGGAGGGTGAGCTGCTGCCCGCCGACCGCGACGGTCGACTCGACGACGCCGAACTCGCTGCCCTCCCGGGCCACCGCCGCGTCGGCCTCGACGGCCTGCCGGAGGATGACCTCCATCGCCTCGGGCTCCTGTTCGGCGACGACGGCGACGGTGTCCGGCGGGCTGAGCAGGTCGTCCGTGTCCCACGGGGAGGAGATGATCCCGGCCTTCTCGCCCGCGATCGCGGCGATCGTGTCGCCGAGGTAGTCGGTGTGGTCGAGGCCGACGGGCGTGATGACGGAGACGTCGGCGTCGATGACGTTCGTCGCGTCCCAGCGGCCGCCCATGCCGACCTCGACGACGGCGACGTCCACCGGGGCGTCGGCGAAGGCCGCGTACGCCATGCCGACGAGCACCTCGAACGTGCTCATCCGCGGCCCGCCCGCCGCCTCGGAGCGGGCGTCGACCATCTCGACGAACGGCTGGATCTCCCGCCACGTCGCGACGTAGTCCCGCGGGTGGAGCGGCACGCCGTCGACGGCGATGCGTTCGGTCGGCAGCTGGAGGTGCGGGCTCGTCGTCCGCCCGGTGCGCCGGTGGAACGCGCGGAGCAGGGACTCGATCATCCGCACCACGGACGTCTTCCCGTTCGTCCCGGCGACGTGGATGGACTGGTAGGAGCGCTGCGGGGACCCGAGGAGGTCCATGAGCGCGCTGATGCGGTCGAGGGTCGGGTCGATGCGGGTCTCGGGCCAGCGGGCGGTGAGCTCGGCCTCGACCTCCCGCAGCTCCTCGAGGTCCGCGGCGGTCACGGGCCGGGGCGGCCGCGCGTCCGGGTCGTCGGCGACCCCGGTCCCGGAGGTGTCGACGCTGCCGCCGGCGCCGTCGCCGGTCCCGTCACCGAGGTCGACGGGCAGGCTCAGCCCCGTCTCGTCGAGGCCCACCTCGCCGATGCCCGGCAGGGACTCGAGGGCCCGGTCGATGTCGGCGTCATCCATCACGGCGTCCGGGTCCGCCCCGGCGGGGTCCGGGTTCGCGCCGGTGGTGTCGTCGGCGGTCACGAGGGCAGCCCCTCGAGCCGGGCCGTGATGCGCGCGACGTCGCCCTCGGCGACCGCCTGCCGCTCGCGGATCCCGGCGACGACCGCCTCCGGGGCCTTGGCGAGGAAGTTCTCGTTGCCGAGCTTCTTCGCCGCGTTGTCCAGCTCCTTGCGCGCGGCGGCGAGGTCCTTCTCCAGGCGGCGGCGCTCGGCTGCGACGTCGACGGTGCCGGACGTGTCGAGCTCCACCGTCACCGTCACCCGGCTGAGGCGCACCTCGACCGACGCCGTCGGCGTGAAGTCCTCCCCCGGCTCCTCGATCCGGACGATCGAGCGCAGGGCCGGCTCCAGGCCGAGGATGTCCGCCGCCGCGCAGTCGACGCGCGCGGGCACCTTCTGCGTCGGCTTCACACCCTGGTCGGCGCGGAACCGGCGCACCTCCGTGACGAGGCGTTCCATGTCCGCCATCCGGCGGGCGGCGTCCGCGTCCGGCTCCGCCCCGCCGTTCGTCAGCTCCTGCCCCGGCCACGCGGCGACGACGATGCTCCCCGGGTAGCCGTCGACACCGTCGGTGAGGGCGTCCCACAGGGTCTCGGTGACGAAGGGCATCGCCGGGTGGAGGAGGCGCAGGACGGCGTCGAGAACCCGGCCGAGGACGAGGCGGGTCGACTCGCCCCGGGCGAGCTCCTCCTCCGTCGCGGCGTCGGCGTCGCGGGGGATCTGCACCTTCGCGATCTCGACGTACCAGTCGCAGAACTCGCCCCACGCGAAGCGGTACAGCGCCTCGTGGGCGACGGCGAACTCGTACCGGTCGAGGTGCTCGTCGACGAGCGCCCGCACCGCCTCCAGGCGGTCGAGGATCCAGCGGTCCGCGTCCGTGAGCGTCGCGCGCGGCGGCAGCTCCCCGACCCGCGCGCCGTTCATGAGCGCGAAGCGGGTGGCGTTGAACAGCTTCGTCGCGAAGTTCCGCGACGACTGGGCGGAGTCC
The sequence above is drawn from the Corynebacterium bovis DSM 20582 = CIP 54.80 genome and encodes:
- the folC gene encoding bifunctional tetrahydrofolate synthase/dihydrofolate synthase, which gives rise to MTADDTTGANPDPAGADPDAVMDDADIDRALESLPGIGEVGLDETGLSLPVDLGDGTGDGAGGSVDTSGTGVADDPDARPPRPVTAADLEELREVEAELTARWPETRIDPTLDRISALMDLLGSPQRSYQSIHVAGTNGKTSVVRMIESLLRAFHRRTGRTTSPHLQLPTERIAVDGVPLHPRDYVATWREIQPFVEMVDARSEAAGGPRMSTFEVLVGMAYAAFADAPVDVAVVEVGMGGRWDATNVIDADVSVITPVGLDHTDYLGDTIAAIAGEKAGIISSPWDTDDLLSPPDTVAVVAEQEPEAMEVILRQAVEADAAVAREGSEFGVVESTVAVGGQQLTLRGLGGTYTDIVLPLSGEHQARNAALALAAVEAFFGAGANRQLDVDTVRRGFAQVRSPGRLERVRSAPSVFIDATHNPHGARALAKAVDRDFSFRRLVGVVGVLSDKDARGILAELEPVMDEVVVTQSTSPRALDVETLAEYARDAFGEERVHVAPLLPGAVELATQLAEDDGGDGMVSGAGVLITGSVVTAGEARTLFGKEPA